A region from the Candidatus Margulisiibacteriota bacterium genome encodes:
- a CDS encoding metal ABC transporter ATP-binding protein yields MYALELENVNYTINNVEILKDVNLKLNEGVFLGVVGPNGAGKTTFLKIILGLLKPSRGSVKIFEAPAHGTKTNIGYLPQRKQFDINFPATAFDVVMMGRYKLIGLFNKPRQIDRDMVIRYLNIVGMFDFKDTQFVKLSGGQQQRVLIARSLVSEPKLVILDEPSTGIDVVAQEYLYHFIKHLKHELSLTVIMVTHDIGTITSYVDEVACMNKTIYVHDKPEKSLTRDILAKVYGENINMIEHNEFCMDCNNFRKGK; encoded by the coding sequence ATGTATGCTTTAGAGTTAGAAAACGTTAATTATACTATAAATAACGTTGAGATCCTAAAAGATGTAAATTTAAAACTGAATGAAGGGGTCTTCCTGGGAGTTGTCGGTCCAAATGGCGCGGGGAAAACCACCTTTCTTAAAATTATACTGGGACTTCTTAAACCTTCACGCGGATCAGTCAAAATCTTTGAAGCACCTGCACATGGGACAAAAACCAACATAGGGTATCTTCCTCAACGCAAACAGTTTGATATCAATTTCCCGGCAACTGCATTTGATGTTGTCATGATGGGCCGATATAAACTTATTGGGCTCTTTAATAAGCCTCGCCAAATTGACCGGGATATGGTCATTCGCTATCTAAATATTGTCGGAATGTTCGACTTCAAAGATACTCAATTTGTTAAACTGTCAGGAGGACAGCAGCAACGGGTGCTCATTGCCCGAAGCCTGGTATCAGAACCAAAACTCGTCATCCTTGACGAGCCTTCCACCGGAATAGATGTTGTTGCCCAAGAATATCTCTATCATTTCATTAAACACCTAAAGCATGAGCTCAGCCTTACGGTAATAATGGTAACACATGATATTGGAACAATAACGTCTTATGTCGATGAAGTCGCTTGTATGAACAAAACAATTTATGTCCACGACAAACCGGAGAAATCACTTACCCGCGATATCCTGGCAAAAGTATATGGTGAAAATATAAATATGATCGAGCATAACGAATTCTGCATGGATTGCAATAACTTTAGAAAAGGAAAATAA
- a CDS encoding metal ABC transporter permease produces MDFLQMDFMQNALIAGIILSFLTGIISIFIILRKLAFIGVGISHAAFGGVALGIYLGINPTLSGIVFSIFVALAIGYVSKRGRIKEDTSIGIFFTSAMALGVILIGISRQYNVDVFGYLFGNILAISRSDIYIIAILGIIVTAILITLSKELLFISFDEEVAKVDGIPVNFLNYLFLVILAITVVIGTKIIGLTLISALLIIPGATAIFLSAKFFKMVTIAITSSIISTICGLMISYYLNVASGATIVLTATAIFFLAFFYASITEKIQSH; encoded by the coding sequence GTGGACTTTCTCCAGATGGACTTCATGCAAAATGCCTTGATCGCCGGCATTATTTTGAGCTTTCTTACCGGAATTATTTCTATTTTTATTATCCTGCGTAAACTCGCTTTTATCGGAGTCGGCATATCACATGCCGCTTTTGGCGGAGTAGCTCTCGGCATTTATCTTGGAATCAATCCTACGCTATCCGGAATTGTCTTCTCAATCTTTGTTGCCTTGGCAATCGGGTATGTCAGCAAAAGAGGTCGAATCAAAGAAGATACTTCAATAGGGATTTTCTTTACCTCGGCTATGGCCTTAGGGGTCATACTTATCGGAATATCACGTCAATATAACGTTGATGTCTTCGGCTATCTTTTCGGTAATATACTGGCTATATCCCGTTCTGATATCTATATCATTGCCATATTAGGAATTATTGTTACGGCAATTCTTATAACATTATCGAAAGAACTCTTATTTATAAGCTTTGATGAAGAAGTTGCCAAAGTCGACGGAATCCCAGTTAACTTTTTAAATTATCTCTTTCTCGTTATTCTAGCGATAACAGTTGTCATAGGAACTAAAATCATTGGGCTGACGCTCATATCAGCCCTCCTTATAATCCCTGGAGCAACGGCGATTTTCTTGTCAGCGAAATTTTTTAAAATGGTGACCATTGCAATTACTTCCAGCATAATATCTACCATTTGCGGGCTCATGATCTCATACTATTTAAATGTTGCTTCGGGGGCGACCATCGTCTTAACCGCCACAGCTATATTCTTCCTGGCTTTCTTCTATGCCAGCATTACCGAAAAAATCCAGAGTCATTAA
- a CDS encoding polysaccharide biosynthesis protein, whose translation MEIAIGNKIIGEGHPTFFIAEIGSNHDCKIDQAKELIDNCAEIGVDAVKFQSFSAETLVVREHPAYTALDRLALPRQWHRELADYCKVKDILFLSTPFDEEKVDWLEEVSVPAYKIASGDLTYYKLLEKVASTGKPVFLSTGIATLEEATAAFSTLKKAGSKHIALLHCIANYPPRTQDINLEIIKTLGINFPEAVIGFSDHSPGYMAPLGAVALGAKIIEKHVTLSRKLQGPDHPFALEVNEFAEMIIKIRELETMLGSGEKRPVENELQEISGARRGIYLNAAAAKGTLIKESMLGFLRPATGIRASEYKNVIGKKLKVDSSRGDKLSWEMLDI comes from the coding sequence ATGGAGATTGCAATAGGAAACAAAATAATCGGGGAGGGTCATCCCACTTTTTTTATTGCTGAAATCGGATCAAACCATGATTGTAAGATTGACCAAGCCAAGGAACTGATTGATAACTGTGCCGAGATCGGGGTTGATGCAGTTAAGTTCCAGTCATTCTCAGCGGAGACGTTAGTTGTCCGGGAGCATCCGGCATATACTGCGCTTGACCGGCTTGCCTTGCCCCGGCAATGGCATCGTGAATTAGCCGACTATTGTAAAGTAAAGGACATTCTGTTTTTATCTACCCCCTTTGACGAAGAAAAAGTTGATTGGCTGGAAGAGGTATCCGTTCCTGCATACAAAATAGCTTCCGGAGACCTGACCTATTATAAGCTGCTGGAGAAAGTTGCGTCGACTGGAAAACCGGTCTTCCTTTCAACCGGGATTGCAACGTTAGAGGAAGCTACTGCTGCATTCTCAACCCTAAAAAAGGCTGGAAGTAAGCACATTGCCCTTTTGCATTGCATCGCGAATTATCCTCCGCGTACTCAAGATATTAATTTGGAAATAATCAAAACGTTAGGAATCAATTTCCCTGAGGCAGTGATCGGCTTTTCGGATCATTCGCCGGGATATATGGCTCCGTTGGGAGCAGTTGCCCTAGGCGCCAAAATAATTGAGAAACATGTCACTTTGTCTAGAAAGCTGCAAGGGCCTGATCATCCATTTGCCCTTGAAGTTAATGAATTCGCTGAAATGATAATCAAAATTAGAGAACTTGAAACGATGCTCGGTTCAGGAGAGAAACGACCTGTAGAGAATGAGCTTCAGGAGATTTCAGGGGCGAGACGTGGTATTTATTTAAATGCCGCTGCTGCCAAAGGAACTCTGATTAAAGAATCCATGCTCGGGTTCCTGCGACCGGCCACCGGGATACGTGCCAGTGAATACAAAAACGTTATCGGAAAAAAGTTGAAGGTAGACAGTTCCCGTGGCGATAAGCTCTCCTGGGAAATGCTGGATATCTAA
- a CDS encoding HlyD family type I secretion periplasmic adaptor subunit, producing the protein MIKRLLSYSKKGNSLMVGFRAWVKELFVRDDSHEFKPILVEIEDSPLNPLGRVIFWLIILLLLSCTVWMFFGKVDVVITARGKVIPDGEVKVLQALTPGVVKKISVRECEYVTTGQVLMEIDPASIEPEIDSIKMRVSELNLELERLDALLHKSSFVPATQGSSQESVNVQQDVYQAIHEAQAKKIQAKGSELDRIDEQIAALKLEQEYVNSLREASKAKEQRLQAVIDIISRNDYEKAKNELLSYQNTLAENIHKLQELQQTKNQILQEIVNIKENFRAELLYEYTEKQKQLSDLNAQIQVKTFLNSKNTMVSPVEGYVHKIFSATVGGVVSPAQPLITIVPSQVPLVIKAVLLNKDRGLIRKGMPVSLKMDAYNFQKYGLLNGMISNISRDSNESETLGSVYDIYIVPFNKILIVEGTREQIMAGMTLTAEINIGKRRIIEFFIYPLIKYLDEGISVQ; encoded by the coding sequence GTGATTAAACGTTTATTGTCGTATTCTAAAAAAGGAAACTCTCTCATGGTAGGGTTCCGCGCCTGGGTAAAAGAACTATTTGTGCGTGATGACAGCCATGAGTTCAAACCAATTTTGGTTGAGATAGAAGATAGCCCGCTTAATCCACTGGGCAGGGTTATTTTCTGGCTTATTATTCTGTTATTGCTCAGCTGCACAGTCTGGATGTTTTTTGGTAAGGTCGATGTGGTGATTACTGCCCGGGGTAAAGTTATTCCCGATGGCGAGGTTAAAGTGCTCCAGGCACTCACGCCTGGGGTAGTGAAAAAGATATCGGTGAGAGAATGTGAATATGTAACTACGGGGCAAGTGTTAATGGAGATAGATCCAGCTTCAATTGAACCGGAAATTGATTCTATAAAAATGAGAGTTAGCGAATTGAATTTGGAGCTGGAGAGATTAGATGCTCTATTACATAAGTCCTCCTTTGTCCCTGCTACCCAAGGCTCTTCTCAAGAGTCGGTAAATGTGCAACAGGATGTTTATCAAGCTATTCATGAAGCTCAGGCCAAGAAGATACAAGCAAAAGGGTCGGAGCTCGATCGGATTGATGAGCAGATTGCTGCTTTGAAACTGGAACAAGAGTATGTAAATTCTTTGAGAGAAGCCAGTAAAGCGAAAGAGCAGCGATTACAGGCTGTTATAGATATCATTTCCAGAAACGATTATGAAAAAGCTAAGAACGAATTACTGTCATATCAGAATACCTTAGCAGAGAATATTCACAAACTCCAGGAATTGCAGCAGACAAAGAATCAGATATTGCAAGAAATAGTGAATATTAAAGAGAACTTTCGGGCTGAGCTTTTGTATGAATATACTGAAAAACAGAAGCAATTATCGGACCTTAATGCTCAGATACAGGTAAAAACATTTCTTAATAGTAAAAATACAATGGTATCTCCTGTTGAAGGCTATGTTCATAAGATATTTTCTGCAACCGTAGGTGGTGTTGTGAGTCCAGCCCAGCCGCTCATAACGATCGTGCCATCCCAGGTCCCATTGGTGATCAAGGCTGTATTGCTGAATAAGGACCGCGGGCTCATTCGGAAAGGTATGCCGGTCTCTCTGAAAATGGATGCTTATAATTTTCAGAAGTATGGGTTGCTCAATGGAATGATCTCGAATATTTCCAGAGATAGTAACGAGAGTGAGACACTTGGCTCTGTGTACGACATTTATATTGTCCCGTTCAATAAGATCTTGATCGTTGAAGGTACCAGAGAACAGATCATGGCAGGGATGACCTTAACTGCGGAGATAAATATCGGCAAGCGAAGGATTATCGAATTTTTTATTTATCCGCTGATCAAATATCTCGATGAAGGGATTAGTGTTCAATAA
- a CDS encoding type I secretion system permease/ATPase, producing the protein MHTGLISFEVVARINQLDIDLRSIVRQYGITNNDITREELLLIAKNLEFRARIKQFVVYKLARSYPLPAIAILNDNSYCVILKVNQQEKKILVFLPKDKETREISISEFESIATNEFVVLRHRAFSSSIKFGLLWFYQEILKFKQVIFEVMLGSFVVQLFGLVTPLFTQVILDKVIVHRSVTTLDVLAFAFIAIIVFEFLLNITRNYIFLHTANKIDSKLSAKLFRHLFSLPFVYFEVRKVGNIISRIRELDSIREFLTNKSVSVIIDLFFSIVFLAVMFAYSSTLTFMVLVFITSIALLYLVITPEVRKRLEAKFQMAAQSNSYLIEAVTGIQTVKSLAIEGSMQKKWEEHLGGYIHSSFKLSNIMNITGSLSKVLQKLMTIAILYLGVKLVINNKLTIGQLIAFNMFAGQLTAPIIRLVNLWNEFQQALMGIKRLGDILNQPAEQQSSKAITLPSVNGAVKLDNVSFKYTPNGPKILDDISLSISPGLCIGIIGRSGSGKSTVTKLIQRLYLTNEGAIYLDDIDIRHMNPYWLRNNIGVVLQESFLFSGSIRENIALPRPDAPIEMIIEAAKVAGAHEFIAQLSEGYDTFVGERGSSLSGGQKQRIAIARAIITNPRILIFDEATSALDYESEKIISTNLNKIKKGRTTFIIAHRLSTVRRCDMIIALDKGKIIEKGTHDQLIANKGYYHHLFTQQESSSD; encoded by the coding sequence ATGCATACCGGTCTTATATCATTCGAAGTCGTAGCCAGGATAAATCAGCTGGATATCGATCTTAGATCTATTGTCAGGCAATATGGAATTACGAACAATGATATTACCAGAGAAGAACTGTTGCTTATTGCAAAGAATCTGGAATTCAGGGCAAGAATAAAACAGTTTGTGGTGTATAAATTAGCCCGGTCATATCCTCTTCCGGCAATTGCCATCCTTAATGATAATAGTTATTGCGTAATTCTTAAAGTAAATCAGCAAGAAAAAAAGATACTTGTTTTTCTCCCGAAAGATAAAGAAACGAGAGAAATATCGATCAGCGAATTTGAAAGCATCGCAACGAATGAGTTCGTAGTTTTGCGGCATAGGGCCTTTAGCTCAAGTATTAAGTTCGGGCTTCTCTGGTTTTATCAGGAAATTCTGAAATTCAAGCAGGTTATCTTTGAGGTAATGCTGGGGTCTTTTGTTGTTCAGTTATTTGGACTGGTAACACCGCTTTTTACTCAGGTTATCCTGGACAAAGTGATTGTCCACCGTAGTGTAACCACATTAGATGTGCTGGCATTTGCTTTTATTGCAATTATTGTATTTGAGTTCTTGCTTAATATTACCAGAAACTATATTTTTCTTCATACTGCGAATAAGATCGATTCTAAGCTAAGCGCAAAGTTATTCCGGCATCTTTTTTCTCTGCCGTTTGTCTATTTCGAAGTGAGGAAAGTTGGGAATATTATCTCAAGAATTCGAGAACTGGATAGCATCCGTGAATTCCTGACGAACAAATCGGTTTCCGTTATCATCGATCTATTTTTCTCAATAGTTTTTCTGGCCGTAATGTTTGCCTATAGTTCGACCCTTACCTTTATGGTCCTTGTATTCATAACTTCGATTGCTTTGCTGTACCTTGTTATTACGCCGGAGGTCCGTAAACGGCTTGAAGCGAAGTTCCAGATGGCAGCTCAATCGAATTCATATCTCATCGAGGCGGTTACCGGTATACAAACAGTGAAATCGCTGGCAATTGAAGGGTCTATGCAGAAGAAGTGGGAAGAGCATTTGGGCGGTTATATTCATTCGAGTTTCAAACTGTCGAACATAATGAATATTACCGGGTCACTGTCAAAAGTATTACAGAAACTTATGACGATTGCGATACTCTATTTGGGTGTCAAATTAGTAATTAACAACAAGCTTACTATCGGACAATTGATTGCCTTTAACATGTTTGCCGGGCAGCTTACTGCTCCTATTATACGGCTGGTTAATTTATGGAATGAGTTCCAGCAGGCGCTCATGGGGATCAAGCGGCTCGGCGATATCCTCAACCAACCTGCCGAACAACAGTCCAGCAAAGCAATTACCTTGCCCAGCGTGAATGGTGCAGTAAAGCTTGATAATGTATCGTTCAAATATACTCCGAATGGCCCCAAGATACTTGACGATATAAGCCTCTCGATTAGTCCCGGGTTATGTATTGGAATCATCGGAAGAAGCGGAAGCGGGAAAAGCACCGTAACCAAACTTATTCAGAGGCTCTATCTTACCAATGAAGGAGCTATTTATCTCGATGATATTGATATTCGCCATATGAATCCCTATTGGCTGAGAAATAATATCGGGGTAGTGCTGCAAGAAAGTTTTCTTTTCAGCGGGTCGATTCGCGAGAATATCGCTTTGCCCAGGCCGGATGCTCCGATAGAGATGATTATTGAAGCTGCTAAGGTCGCCGGGGCTCATGAATTCATCGCGCAGCTTTCGGAAGGCTACGATACTTTTGTCGGAGAGCGCGGATCGAGTCTTTCCGGAGGGCAAAAGCAACGGATTGCAATTGCCAGGGCAATCATTACTAATCCACGAATTTTGATTTTTGATGAGGCGACCTCTGCTCTTGATTATGAGTCCGAAAAAATTATTTCTACGAACCTCAATAAAATTAAAAAGGGAAGAACAACGTTTATTATAGCGCATAGGTTATCCACAGTAAGAAGGTGTGACATGATCATTGCCTTGGATAAAGGAAAGATCATCGAGAAGGGGACCCACGATCAGCTTATTGCGAATAAAGGCTACTATCATCATCTTTTCACTCAACAGGAGAGTAGCAGTGATTAA
- a CDS encoding aminotransferase DegT: MDNQKIDFVNLKAQYLDYKEEIDTAIHSILDSASFIQGHEVRELEESLARYLQTKHCITCSSGTDALLLALLAIGIKPGDEVITTAFSFFATAEAIALLGATPVFVDIDEKTYNIDATQIEAKITSNTKAIIPVNIFGQPADIDEINKIATKHKLIVIEDGAQSFGARYKNKKSCCLSEIGCTSFFPAKPLGCYGDGGALFTDNDELAGKLRCLMNHGQAERYEHKHVGINGRLDTIQAAILRVKLKYYDQELKKRKDIALRYTAGFSNKTDIVIPFIKEDRSSTYAQYSIRLKNRNEVVKQLQEAQIPVAIHYPIPLYRQAALSYLAIDCYDFPISETVSQEILSLPISPYLSLDQQDYIIATLTNILRKGSL, translated from the coding sequence ATGGATAACCAAAAAATAGATTTTGTTAATTTAAAAGCGCAATATCTCGACTACAAAGAGGAGATAGACACCGCTATCCACTCGATACTTGATAGCGCGTCATTTATCCAGGGACACGAAGTTCGAGAGCTCGAAGAATCCCTTGCTCGTTACCTTCAGACAAAACACTGTATTACTTGCTCCAGTGGAACCGATGCCTTATTGCTCGCACTCCTTGCAATTGGAATAAAGCCGGGGGACGAAGTGATAACAACTGCGTTCTCTTTTTTTGCTACTGCTGAAGCTATCGCACTTCTTGGAGCTACTCCGGTATTCGTTGATATCGATGAGAAAACCTATAACATCGACGCGACACAGATTGAGGCTAAAATAACCTCCAATACAAAAGCTATCATTCCCGTAAATATATTCGGTCAACCTGCCGATATCGACGAAATAAACAAGATTGCCACGAAACATAAGCTTATAGTAATCGAAGACGGCGCCCAAAGCTTCGGAGCCCGTTATAAGAATAAAAAAAGCTGCTGCCTGTCCGAAATTGGCTGTACCAGCTTTTTCCCGGCAAAACCCCTTGGCTGCTATGGCGACGGCGGGGCTCTCTTCACGGATAACGACGAATTAGCCGGCAAACTCAGATGCCTCATGAACCATGGACAAGCTGAAAGGTATGAGCATAAACATGTCGGGATCAACGGACGCCTCGACACAATCCAGGCAGCGATATTACGAGTAAAGCTAAAATATTATGATCAAGAACTGAAAAAAAGAAAAGATATCGCATTACGATATACTGCCGGTTTTTCTAACAAGACAGATATCGTTATCCCCTTTATAAAAGAGGACAGGTCCAGCACCTATGCTCAATACTCTATTCGGCTCAAAAATCGCAATGAAGTTGTCAAACAACTGCAAGAAGCTCAGATACCGGTTGCGATACATTATCCGATTCCACTCTACAGACAAGCCGCGCTTTCATATCTTGCAATCGATTGTTATGATTTCCCAATTTCTGAAACAGTTTCGCAAGAAATTCTGAGTTTACCTATAAGCCCATATTTATCCCTTGATCAGCAAGATTATATTATTGCTACTCTCACTAATATTCTCAGGAAAGGCAGTCTATGA
- a CDS encoding gfo/Idh/MocA family oxidoreductase: MNIALIGYGIMGKHHYRVLKSMPEITLIAVCDPIITENLEENTYCDIDDLLTKETIDAAIISVPTYLHKEIAVKLIKRNIHILIEKPLASNPSQGTAIKEAMSSHNAKVIVGHIERFNPVIVQLKKEIQGKDIFSINITRVGPFPPRIADVGVLTDLAVHDIDLIRHLTQKRIEKVNIFKSITNHSRCEDNAIISLKLENDIIATITTNWLTPFKKRMVEVATSEAYYEANLMTQELLEYSSFQLNNSYVVRSCPVIKGEPLVKELQAFINYIKYGQVSDLATVDDGLCTLKVINE, translated from the coding sequence ATGAACATTGCTCTCATTGGTTACGGAATTATGGGAAAACATCACTACCGGGTACTAAAAAGTATGCCCGAAATCACCTTAATTGCCGTATGTGATCCGATTATTACCGAGAATCTGGAAGAGAATACTTACTGCGATATCGATGATCTTCTAACAAAAGAAACAATCGATGCGGCAATTATCAGTGTCCCAACGTACCTTCACAAAGAAATTGCCGTTAAGCTCATAAAAAGAAACATCCATATCCTCATTGAAAAACCGCTCGCCTCGAATCCTTCACAGGGAACCGCGATAAAAGAAGCTATGAGTTCGCATAATGCCAAAGTGATTGTTGGTCATATTGAGAGGTTTAACCCGGTTATCGTCCAGCTAAAAAAAGAGATTCAGGGAAAAGATATTTTTAGTATTAATATAACGAGGGTTGGGCCATTCCCGCCTCGGATCGCTGATGTTGGAGTTCTCACAGACCTTGCTGTTCATGACATTGATCTCATCAGGCACTTAACTCAGAAAAGAATTGAAAAGGTAAATATATTCAAATCCATCACAAATCACAGCAGGTGTGAAGATAATGCAATAATATCTTTAAAACTTGAAAATGATATAATTGCAACTATCACAACAAACTGGCTAACTCCCTTCAAAAAAAGAATGGTGGAAGTAGCAACAAGTGAAGCATACTACGAAGCTAATCTGATGACTCAAGAACTATTAGAATATTCTTCATTCCAGTTAAACAATTCTTACGTAGTCCGCAGCTGCCCGGTTATTAAAGGCGAACCGCTCGTTAAAGAGTTGCAAGCATTTATCAACTATATCAAATATGGACAGGTATCGGACTTAGCTACAGTTGATGATGGGCTTTGTACACTAAAAGTAATTAACGAATAA
- a CDS encoding short-chain dehydrogenase, protein MRLKNKLALITGASRGIGKAIALELASEGAAVIITYKDNKDLAQQLVTEIIDRGQSAYSFQLDVCSRTGIKDLAKTVTEKHDAIDILVNNAGINIPNDFSKITDEDWDSVLNTNLSSVFKVGQEFERIIKDGGSIVNISSVSGQYGGPRSSHYAASKAGLISLTQNMAIFFSKRSIRVNAVSPGLIESEMASAANKLGLDEKILLGRRGTVQEVAKAVCFLVSEEASYVTAQVLNVNGGLYF, encoded by the coding sequence ATGCGTCTAAAAAACAAACTTGCTTTGATCACCGGGGCCAGTCGTGGCATCGGAAAGGCAATTGCACTGGAACTGGCCTCAGAAGGCGCGGCAGTCATTATCACCTATAAAGATAATAAAGATCTCGCGCAGCAACTGGTAACAGAGATTATTGACCGTGGACAAAGCGCTTATAGCTTTCAGTTAGATGTTTGTTCCCGAACGGGCATAAAAGACCTGGCAAAAACTGTAACTGAAAAACATGACGCTATAGATATTCTTGTGAATAACGCTGGTATTAACATTCCCAATGATTTTAGCAAAATTACGGATGAAGATTGGGATAGCGTTCTCAACACGAATCTCTCTTCCGTATTTAAAGTTGGTCAGGAGTTTGAGCGGATCATAAAAGACGGTGGCTCTATCGTCAATATCAGCTCGGTATCAGGTCAGTACGGCGGTCCTCGTTCGAGTCATTATGCAGCTTCAAAGGCGGGACTAATCAGTCTTACCCAGAACATGGCAATCTTTTTTTCTAAAAGAAGTATTCGCGTCAACGCTGTTTCCCCAGGCCTTATTGAATCAGAAATGGCCAGTGCCGCCAACAAATTAGGGCTCGATGAAAAGATCCTGTTAGGTCGGAGAGGTACCGTACAAGAGGTCGCAAAGGCGGTCTGTTTTCTGGTCTCCGAAGAGGCTTCGTATGTGACTGCCCAGGTACTGAATGTTAACGGGGGATTATATTTTTAG
- a CDS encoding transketolase family protein, which translates to MTQSESLRTAFGKSLVRLADKYSNFVLFDADVAGGTFTVFFRDKYPERFFQFGIAEQNMMSAAAGFSITGIVPIVACYGVFASMRAVEQARNSIAYPDFNVKVVASHVGIDAGPDGVSHQALEDLAIYRSIPNFTVISPADPCEMLKATEAIINFKGPVYMRTGRSPIPKINPDDYKFEIGKGTVLRSGSAVTIIATGIMVSRALEAARILHAQGIDAAVINISTIKPIDKELLKEYAYKTGAFVTCEDHNIHGGLFSAVLEAISERPCPTLPVAVRDTFAESGDPEDLAKKYHIHTVDIIEAANNAITLKSVTSGG; encoded by the coding sequence TTTCGGTAAATCACTTGTCCGGCTAGCTGACAAATACAGCAATTTTGTTTTATTTGATGCTGACGTTGCGGGTGGGACATTTACTGTTTTTTTTAGGGACAAGTACCCAGAACGATTTTTCCAGTTCGGGATTGCTGAACAGAATATGATGTCGGCAGCCGCTGGATTTTCTATAACGGGAATAGTGCCGATTGTGGCATGTTACGGTGTTTTTGCTTCCATGCGGGCAGTTGAGCAAGCGCGTAACTCCATAGCGTACCCTGATTTTAATGTCAAAGTTGTGGCCTCTCATGTCGGTATCGATGCCGGGCCGGATGGGGTCTCTCACCAGGCCTTAGAAGATCTGGCAATTTATCGTTCAATTCCTAACTTTACCGTGATATCTCCAGCCGACCCCTGTGAAATGCTCAAGGCAACCGAAGCAATTATTAACTTCAAAGGGCCTGTTTATATGAGGACCGGCAGGAGTCCGATTCCAAAGATCAATCCTGATGATTATAAATTCGAAATCGGCAAAGGGACTGTTCTCAGGTCTGGTAGTGCTGTCACGATAATCGCTACGGGCATCATGGTCTCTCGCGCACTAGAAGCGGCTCGCATTTTGCATGCTCAAGGTATTGATGCCGCAGTAATCAATATATCGACCATTAAGCCAATCGACAAAGAATTATTAAAAGAATATGCATACAAAACAGGGGCATTCGTTACCTGTGAGGACCATAATATTCATGGCGGGCTGTTTAGTGCAGTGCTTGAAGCAATCAGTGAACGGCCTTGTCCGACGTTACCTGTCGCGGTCCGTGATACGTTCGCCGAATCAGGTGATCCCGAAGACCTGGCAAAAAAATATCATATCCATACTGTGGATATCATCGAAGCTGCTAATAACGCTATTACTTTGAAATCTGTCACTTCCGGTGGATGA